One segment of Panicum virgatum strain AP13 chromosome 1K, P.virgatum_v5, whole genome shotgun sequence DNA contains the following:
- the LOC120655861 gene encoding uncharacterized protein LOC120655861 has protein sequence MCEVVMAYQTMKQELKSFFGTNVSTLKEYVEVVDERLGDVFIGTYVGPAAVLNPRYAFTMDPTQQMFRGLKDTFQRMTDLQSAVQALQEFDVFRQKIGKYSSNMAMRMAMDPKTSPCKSYSV, from the exons atgtgcgaagtcgtgatggcctaccagactatgaaacaggagctgaagtctttctttggaacaaatgttTCCACACTGAAAGAGTATGTTGAGGTGGTGGACGAGAGGTTGGGTGACGTGTTCATAGGCACGTATGTGGGTCCAG ctgctgtcctaaatccgaggtatgCATTTACGATGGATCCAACTCAACAAATGTTTCGTGGACTTAAGGATACATTTCAGCGCATGACGGATCTCCAGAGCGCCGTCCAGGCATTGCAGGAGTTTGACGTGTTTCGGCAGAAAATTGGCAAGTATAGCAGTAATATGGCAATGCGGATGGCGATGGACCcaaagacatccccatgtaagagttaTTCCGTATGA